The following proteins are encoded in a genomic region of Campylobacter showae CSUNSWCD:
- the serA gene encoding phosphoglycerate dehydrogenase: protein MKTIIVCDAIHKVGFEILNREEDIKVIDAVNIPKDKLLEILGEADVAITRSSTEVGEAFLNAAKNLKALVRAGVGVDNVDIDGCSKRGIIAMNVPTANTIAAVELTMAHMLAAARSFPYAHNDLKIDRIWKREKWYGVELFNKTLGVIGFGNIGSRVAVRAAAFGMKIVAYDPYIDPSKVADMGGVYTRNFDDILACDFITIHTPKNKETVNMIGEAEIAKMKDGVRLINCARGGLYNEEALYNGLKSGKIAFAGIDVFEKEPATDHPLLELNNVSVTPHLGANTLESQANIAIAAAEQAISAARGISYPSALNLPIKTEDLPPFVEPYIELTSKMAFLAAQINKKAIKAIRIETHGPISEYANSMLTFAIVGALKESLGDTINYVNAKFLCDEKGITTESTVGGNSIFKNKITVRITTENDVVTIGGTVFGENQQRIVTINGFKTDFKPKGKMIIFKNNDVPGVIAKISSILAEEKINIADFRLGRDDHGMALAVVLVDEKITKETLAKLNDLDVCVWAKYAVV from the coding sequence GTGAAAACGATAATAGTGTGCGACGCAATACATAAAGTAGGCTTTGAAATTTTAAATCGCGAAGAGGATATAAAGGTAATCGACGCGGTAAATATACCTAAAGATAAGCTTTTGGAGATTTTAGGCGAGGCTGACGTGGCTATCACGCGAAGCTCAACCGAGGTCGGCGAAGCATTTTTAAATGCGGCTAAAAATCTAAAAGCTCTCGTGCGCGCCGGCGTGGGCGTCGATAACGTAGATATCGATGGCTGTTCAAAACGCGGCATCATCGCAATGAACGTCCCTACGGCAAACACAATCGCCGCGGTAGAGCTAACGATGGCTCATATGCTAGCTGCCGCTCGCTCGTTTCCGTACGCTCACAACGACCTAAAAATCGACCGAATTTGGAAACGCGAGAAATGGTACGGCGTTGAGCTTTTTAACAAGACTTTAGGCGTCATCGGCTTTGGCAACATCGGCTCTCGCGTGGCGGTTAGGGCTGCGGCTTTCGGTATGAAAATCGTTGCTTACGATCCGTACATCGATCCGTCAAAAGTAGCCGATATGGGTGGCGTTTATACGCGAAATTTCGACGATATCCTTGCATGCGATTTCATCACCATACACACTCCTAAAAATAAAGAAACCGTAAACATGATCGGCGAAGCGGAAATCGCAAAAATGAAGGACGGCGTACGTCTCATCAACTGCGCTCGCGGCGGCCTTTACAACGAAGAGGCTCTGTATAACGGCCTAAAAAGCGGCAAGATAGCGTTTGCTGGTATCGACGTGTTTGAGAAGGAGCCGGCGACGGATCACCCGTTACTTGAGCTAAATAACGTCAGCGTTACGCCGCATCTTGGCGCAAATACGCTCGAGTCTCAAGCCAACATCGCTATCGCAGCAGCCGAGCAGGCTATCTCTGCGGCTCGCGGCATCAGCTATCCTAGTGCGTTAAATTTACCGATAAAAACGGAAGATCTACCGCCTTTTGTGGAGCCTTATATCGAACTTACGAGCAAGATGGCCTTCCTCGCCGCGCAGATCAACAAAAAAGCTATCAAGGCCATCCGCATCGAGACGCACGGCCCTATCAGCGAGTACGCAAACTCTATGCTTACATTTGCGATCGTGGGCGCTTTAAAAGAGAGCTTGGGCGATACGATAAACTACGTAAACGCTAAATTTTTGTGCGACGAAAAAGGTATAACGACAGAAAGCACCGTCGGCGGCAATAGTATTTTCAAAAATAAAATCACCGTTCGCATTACGACCGAAAATGATGTTGTAACGATCGGCGGAACGGTGTTTGGCGAAAATCAGCAACGCATCGTGACGATAAACGGCTTTAAAACAGACTTTAAGCCTAAAGGCAAGATGATTATCTTTAAAAACAATGACGTTCCAGGCGTTATCGCTAAAATTTCATCTATCCTAGCCGAAGAAAAGATCAATATTGCCGACTTCCGTCTAGGGCGCGACGATCATGGCATGGCGCTTGCGGTCGTGCTTGTGGATGAAAAAATAACCAAAGAGACGCTGGCTAAGCTAAACGATCTTGATGTTTGCGTATGGGCAAAATACGCAGTTGTCTAA
- the efp gene encoding elongation factor P has translation MATYSMGDLKKGLKIELDGVPYKVVEYQHVKPGKGAAFVRAKIKSFIDGKVLEKTFHAGDKCDQPNLEEKEMQYLYDDGEFCQFMDTATYEQVAISDEDVGDVKKWMIDGMMVEILFHNGKAIGVEVPQVVELKIVETPPNFKGDTQGGKKPATLESGAVVQIPFHVLEGEVIRVDTVRGEYIERANK, from the coding sequence ATGGCAACCTATTCTATGGGCGACCTAAAAAAAGGACTAAAGATCGAGCTAGACGGCGTTCCCTATAAAGTCGTCGAATATCAGCACGTAAAGCCGGGCAAGGGCGCAGCTTTCGTTCGCGCGAAAATCAAATCTTTTATCGACGGTAAAGTGCTTGAAAAGACCTTCCACGCGGGCGACAAATGCGATCAGCCGAATTTGGAAGAAAAAGAGATGCAGTATCTTTACGACGACGGTGAGTTCTGCCAGTTTATGGACACTGCGACTTACGAGCAAGTAGCTATCAGCGACGAGGATGTGGGCGATGTTAAAAAATGGATGATTGACGGCATGATGGTTGAGATTTTGTTTCACAACGGCAAGGCCATCGGCGTAGAAGTGCCGCAAGTCGTCGAGCTAAAGATCGTCGAAACTCCGCCGAATTTCAAAGGCGACACCCAGGGCGGTAAAAAGCCAGCTACGCTTGAAAGCGGTGCAGTCGTGCAGATACCTTTTCACGTGCTTGAAGGCGAGGTTATCCGTGTAGATACCGTCCGCGGTGAGTACATCGAACGCGCAAACAAATAA
- a CDS encoding DUF4304 domain-containing protein has translation MKAKFDEVIAQVKPLFKDSGFTKSGLNFYKNTPKFIFVVNLQKSSGNTAFETRFYVNCGIYGAFIDTTTGKETFSKPKEYECHFRERISSITGSKAAYYEINENTDTEALCQNLTNDLAAVFRFFGEIKTEQNLIDLILDRNGLAVIDQLFEYLLIKNEQEILTSQALNLFEKYGHEARWKIFERRINDLLKKYKKDEIKFERIKAKA, from the coding sequence ATGAAAGCAAAATTTGACGAGGTCATAGCCCAAGTAAAGCCGCTATTTAAAGATAGTGGCTTTACCAAAAGCGGGCTAAATTTCTACAAAAATACCCCCAAATTTATATTTGTCGTAAATTTACAAAAAAGTAGCGGCAATACTGCATTTGAAACTAGATTTTACGTAAACTGCGGCATTTACGGCGCATTTATCGATACTACGACCGGCAAAGAAACTTTCTCAAAACCCAAAGAATACGAGTGTCATTTTAGAGAAAGGATTTCATCCATCACGGGCTCCAAGGCTGCTTATTATGAAATCAACGAAAATACCGACACCGAAGCCCTTTGTCAAAATTTAACAAATGATTTAGCGGCGGTGTTTAGATTTTTTGGCGAGATAAAAACCGAACAAAATTTGATTGATTTGATATTAGATCGAAACGGTCTAGCGGTGATTGATCAGCTTTTTGAATATTTACTCATAAAGAATGAACAAGAAATTTTGACCAGCCAAGCGTTAAATTTGTTTGAAAAATACGGACACGAAGCTAGATGGAAAATTTTTGAGAGGCGTATAAACGATTTGCTGAAAAAATATAAAAAAGACGAGATAAAATTTGAAAGAATAAAAGCCAAGGCCTAA
- a CDS encoding SelT/SelW/SelH family (seleno)protein, which produces MEVKITYCNSUNYRPVASRVEEEFLSQIPGAKISKIVGSGGNFIVEVDGKIVFSKKDLIGTEVNALPNHEEIAALVDSVKKSA; this is translated from the coding sequence ATGGAAGTAAAGATTACATATTGCAATTCTTGAAACTATAGACCGGTAGCTTCTCGTGTAGAAGAAGAATTTTTAAGTCAAATCCCAGGTGCTAAAATTAGCAAAATCGTCGGTAGCGGCGGAAACTTCATAGTTGAAGTAGATGGAAAGATAGTATTTTCCAAAAAAGATCTCATCGGCACGGAAGTAAATGCCCTGCCAAATCACGAAGAGATCGCGGCTTTGGTCGATAGCGTTAAAAAATCAGCCTAA
- a CDS encoding DJ-1 family glyoxalase III has translation MKKVAVIFADGFEEIEGVSIVDVLRRGGVEAHVVGLDKLPITGTHGVKFVCDMTLYDLEEDEYDMLVLPGGQPGVSNIEGNLKMREIIKRFDKKGKFVAAICAAPIALDAAEIVRGEFTCYPSCEKAVRGGSYVSDRNVVINGRIITSRGPATAMEFALELVKILNGEQAYNEVKNGLLFVK, from the coding sequence ATGAAAAAAGTTGCCGTGATTTTTGCCGACGGGTTTGAGGAGATAGAGGGCGTTAGTATCGTGGACGTGCTTAGACGAGGCGGCGTGGAGGCCCATGTAGTCGGGCTTGATAAGCTACCTATCACGGGCACTCACGGTGTGAAATTCGTCTGCGATATGACGCTTTACGATCTTGAGGAGGACGAGTATGATATGCTAGTTTTGCCGGGCGGTCAGCCGGGCGTCTCAAATATCGAAGGAAATCTAAAAATGAGAGAAATTATAAAGCGTTTCGATAAAAAAGGTAAATTCGTCGCCGCCATTTGCGCCGCGCCGATCGCTCTTGACGCTGCAGAGATCGTTAGAGGCGAGTTTACCTGCTATCCTAGCTGCGAAAAAGCCGTACGCGGCGGAAGCTACGTAAGTGATAGAAATGTCGTGATAAACGGCCGTATCATCACCTCAAGGGGTCCTGCCACGGCGATGGAGTTTGCCTTGGAGCTGGTTAAAATTTTAAACGGCGAGCAAGCTTATAACGAAGTGAAAAACGGACTTTTATTTGTCAAATAA
- a CDS encoding RNA recognition motif domain-containing protein has protein sequence MNIYVGNLSYRMTEAELKDTFAPFGEVKRAKIVKDRDTNRSKGFGFVEIENDADALKAIEALNNKEVGGRALRVNESKPKE, from the coding sequence GTGAATATTTACGTCGGTAACTTGTCATATCGCATGACTGAGGCAGAACTTAAGGATACATTTGCGCCGTTTGGCGAAGTAAAACGCGCGAAAATCGTCAAAGATCGCGACACGAATCGCTCAAAAGGATTCGGATTCGTCGAGATAGAAAACGACGCAGACGCGCTAAAAGCGATCGAAGCGCTAAACAACAAGGAAGTAGGCGGCAGAGCTCTAAGAGTAAACGAATCTAAACCTAAAGAATAA
- a CDS encoding tRNA glutamyl-Q synthetase: MNQKITSRIAPTPSGFLHAGNVYNFLLTYLFTRAFDGILYLRIDDYDLPRYRRQYVENIFRVLDMLGIGFDGGPSGVGEFETKFSSKFRLGAYTNALKKLEQKGVCYACECSHSMKNSFKNGIYTRVCAKKNLKFKKDETAMRLSTIDGAQILVGQNLINFDALRGDADGLANQTSGFCGNEQTTQNGTANGLKNSADLVGSGREKPDGEKFSPNAAENLNSSNLGVLNLTDEAAFEMEKFAQAQSINLAQILGDFVVWKKDDTPAYNLASLVDDEMLGVNLLVRGEDLLACSAAQKYMAQMLGYDFAGANFIHHGLLAHGGKKLSKSSSAPAVSIADSAKIHYKFAALKLGLDASKCDALSNLLEMFKDKFSR; this comes from the coding sequence ATGAACCAAAAAATCACCTCTCGTATCGCTCCGACGCCAAGCGGCTTTTTGCATGCGGGCAATGTTTATAACTTCTTGCTAACCTATCTTTTTACTCGCGCTTTTGATGGGATTTTATACTTAAGGATCGACGACTACGACTTGCCGCGCTACCGTAGGCAATATGTGGAAAATATCTTTCGCGTGCTTGATATGCTGGGCATTGGTTTTGACGGCGGGCCTAGCGGAGTAGGGGAATTTGAAACCAAATTTAGCTCCAAATTTCGCCTCGGCGCCTATACAAACGCGCTAAAAAAGCTTGAGCAAAAAGGCGTTTGTTACGCCTGCGAGTGCTCGCACTCGATGAAAAACTCGTTTAAAAACGGCATTTACACGCGGGTTTGCGCGAAGAAAAATCTTAAATTTAAAAAAGACGAAACGGCTATGCGGCTAAGCACCATCGACGGAGCGCAAATTTTAGTTGGGCAAAATTTGATAAATTTTGACGCCCTGCGCGGCGACGCGGACGGTCTAGCAAACCAAACGAGCGGCTTTTGCGGCAATGAGCAAACAACGCAAAACGGTACGGCAAACGGTTTAAAAAATTCGGCAGATTTGGTCGGCTCAGGCAGAGAGAAACCTGACGGTGAAAAATTTAGCCCTAACGCCGCGGAAAATTTAAATTCATCAAATTTAGGCGTCTTAAATTTGACGGACGAAGCGGCGTTTGAAATGGAAAAATTCGCGCAAGCCCAAAGCATAAATTTGGCGCAAATTTTGGGTGATTTCGTTGTTTGGAAAAAGGATGATACGCCTGCTTATAATCTCGCTAGCCTCGTGGATGATGAGATGTTGGGCGTAAATTTGCTCGTGCGAGGCGAGGATCTGCTCGCGTGCTCGGCGGCGCAAAAGTACATGGCGCAGATGCTGGGCTACGATTTTGCGGGCGCAAATTTCATCCATCATGGCTTGCTAGCGCATGGCGGCAAAAAGCTATCCAAAAGCTCGAGCGCACCGGCTGTAAGCATAGCGGACAGTGCCAAAATCCACTATAAATTTGCCGCTCTTAAGCTTGGTCTTGACGCGTCAAAATGCGACGCTTTGTCAAATTTGCTTGAGATGTTTAAGGATAAATTTAGCCGATAA
- the dnaE gene encoding DNA polymerase III subunit alpha has product MSDFTDFTHLHLHTEYSLLDGANRIKELAKTLKSQGVKAAAITDHGNMFGAIDFYKTMKNEGIKPLIGIEAYIHNGEELGDKSTKQRFHLCLIAKNEIGYKNLMYLSSMSYIEGFYYYPRINKKMLKEHSEGIICSSACLQGEVNWNLNQSERNLRFGAGGYEAAKEAALWYKDVFGDDFYLEIMRHGIGDQRRIDDEILRLAKELNIKVIATNDTHYTFKQRADAHEVFMCIAMNKLLDDPNRLRHSVHEFYVKTPAQMSELFADIPEAVANTQEIVDKCNLSIKLGDATPPNFKFTLEYAAERNLSLPEPDKRYSIPNDSVLFEHECRLGLEDRLKFVPAERHEEYRTRLQREIDIINKMNFPGYMMIVWDFINEAKKRGVPVGPGRGSAAGSLVAYSLKITDLDPLPYNLLFERFLNPERVSMPDIDVDFCQNRRGEIIDYVIEKYGKFNVAQVITFGKLLAKGVIRDVARVCDMPYAEADAMAKLIPDELGITLEQAFEKEPKIGELIATNSNANRIWKFALDLEGLNRNAGMHAAGVVISNEELWNKTPLFRQPNAEEDHFVTQYSLKYLEDVDLIKFDFLGLKTLTVIDNAVKLVKKRFGKEIIWEQVNKNDPKTYETISSGQTLGLFQIESEGMQKVGADMRPDCFEDIIAMISLYRPGPMDLIPDFIKRKHGLEPITYIFPELQPILEPTYGVIVYQEQVMQIVQTIGGFSLGGADLVRRAMGKKIKEEMDRLKGKFIEGAEAQGLDGKKADELFELILHFASYGFNKSHAAAYTYVTFQTAYMKTYYPAEFMAALITSEETNADKISRYIDECKRLDIAILPPSVNKSAKEFSVVSEGGKDAIIYGLGAIKGVGGAAIENILEEQAKGEFKDIDDFVSRVDNFKVNKKVFESLIKSGSFDSFGLTRKMMLNNLDNIVEACKNAATIKKNAAESLFGDDESMATVKTSLVRDDSELELKTKLKFELESVGIYLSGHPLDEYREQISKIKYTLSDKFDELPENGEMLLVGKIEDLTTRISKKNGKKMGTIEMLDFHGTVEIAVFDRSLGTVESMSADERDLPHAFKVRYSKDGQFMRINLDKILTLDEAMSMDFSHPLEKYKEQIEQIKHTPSKDFGKIDKTSEILVVGKIAEIAKIPSKKTGKEFMMLSIMDLFGTFKVAAFDSEKGLIESLSDEQKDAPLAFKVRYSRDDQGARINLIDVVSLEDARDMNFQSRSFRQRKESGGSYQNGSAASESRGKRELEDLVLELNLDETGKELITQIYRAAIGEHRAAADKNNKRLIIRIKDAQEGRALVYTTEFIVGDGFGERALGLRQAV; this is encoded by the coding sequence ATGAGTGATTTTACAGATTTTACGCACCTGCACCTGCACACGGAGTATTCGCTGCTAGACGGCGCGAACCGTATCAAAGAGCTAGCCAAAACGCTAAAAAGCCAAGGCGTCAAAGCCGCAGCCATCACCGACCACGGCAATATGTTCGGCGCTATAGACTTTTATAAAACGATGAAAAACGAAGGCATAAAGCCGCTCATCGGTATCGAAGCCTACATCCACAACGGCGAGGAGCTGGGAGATAAAAGCACCAAACAGCGCTTTCACCTCTGCCTCATCGCCAAAAACGAAATCGGCTACAAAAACCTGATGTATCTTAGCTCCATGAGCTATATCGAGGGGTTTTATTATTATCCGCGTATCAACAAAAAGATGCTAAAAGAGCACAGCGAGGGCATCATCTGCTCGTCGGCGTGCCTGCAAGGCGAGGTGAACTGGAACCTCAACCAAAGCGAGCGAAATTTGCGTTTCGGTGCGGGCGGATACGAGGCGGCAAAAGAAGCTGCGCTGTGGTACAAGGACGTCTTCGGCGATGATTTTTACCTCGAGATTATGCGTCACGGCATCGGCGATCAGCGCAGGATCGACGATGAAATTTTGCGCCTAGCAAAAGAGCTAAATATCAAGGTAATCGCAACCAACGACACGCACTATACGTTTAAGCAACGAGCCGATGCGCACGAGGTTTTCATGTGTATCGCGATGAACAAACTGCTAGACGATCCAAACCGCCTGCGCCACAGCGTGCACGAGTTTTACGTCAAGACGCCAGCGCAGATGAGCGAGCTTTTCGCCGATATCCCAGAAGCTGTCGCAAACACGCAAGAAATCGTTGATAAATGCAACCTCTCTATCAAGCTAGGCGACGCTACGCCGCCCAATTTTAAATTTACGCTCGAGTACGCAGCCGAGCGAAATTTGAGCCTGCCCGAGCCTGATAAGCGATATAGCATACCAAACGACAGCGTGCTGTTTGAACACGAGTGCAGGCTGGGGCTGGAGGATAGGCTGAAATTTGTCCCTGCAGAGCGCCACGAGGAGTATCGCACGCGCCTGCAACGCGAGATAGATATCATAAACAAGATGAACTTCCCAGGCTACATGATGATCGTTTGGGACTTTATCAACGAAGCTAAAAAGCGCGGCGTGCCGGTAGGCCCCGGACGCGGCTCTGCGGCGGGAAGCCTGGTTGCGTATAGTCTAAAGATCACCGACCTGGATCCCTTGCCGTACAACCTGCTTTTCGAGCGTTTTTTGAACCCGGAGCGCGTGAGTATGCCCGATATCGACGTGGACTTTTGTCAAAATCGCCGCGGCGAGATCATCGACTACGTCATCGAAAAGTACGGCAAATTTAACGTCGCGCAGGTTATAACCTTCGGTAAGCTACTGGCAAAAGGCGTCATCCGCGACGTCGCGCGCGTATGCGACATGCCCTACGCCGAGGCCGACGCGATGGCTAAGCTCATCCCCGACGAGCTAGGTATCACGCTAGAACAAGCCTTTGAAAAAGAGCCAAAGATCGGCGAGCTGATAGCGACCAACTCAAATGCAAATAGAATTTGGAAATTTGCCCTGGATCTGGAGGGCTTAAACCGAAACGCCGGCATGCACGCCGCAGGCGTGGTCATCTCAAACGAGGAGCTGTGGAACAAAACACCGCTTTTCCGCCAGCCAAATGCCGAGGAGGATCACTTCGTCACGCAGTATAGCCTAAAGTACCTAGAGGACGTCGACCTCATCAAATTTGACTTCCTGGGCCTAAAGACGCTAACCGTGATCGATAATGCCGTCAAGCTCGTAAAAAAGAGATTCGGCAAGGAAATAATCTGGGAGCAGGTTAATAAAAACGACCCCAAAACCTACGAGACGATCAGTAGCGGCCAGACGCTGGGACTGTTTCAGATAGAGAGCGAAGGCATGCAAAAAGTCGGAGCCGATATGCGCCCGGACTGCTTCGAGGATATCATCGCTATGATCTCGCTTTATCGCCCGGGTCCGATGGATCTTATACCTGATTTCATCAAGCGCAAACACGGCCTGGAGCCTATCACGTATATATTCCCAGAGCTTCAGCCCATACTAGAGCCCACCTACGGCGTCATCGTCTATCAAGAGCAGGTTATGCAAATCGTGCAGACTATCGGCGGCTTTTCGCTAGGAGGAGCCGATCTCGTGCGCCGCGCGATGGGTAAAAAGATAAAAGAGGAGATGGATAGGCTAAAGGGCAAATTTATCGAAGGAGCCGAAGCTCAGGGGCTAGACGGCAAAAAGGCCGACGAGCTGTTTGAGCTCATTTTGCATTTTGCTTCGTACGGATTTAACAAATCCCACGCCGCGGCCTACACCTACGTGACATTTCAAACGGCCTATATGAAAACGTACTATCCGGCCGAATTTATGGCGGCTCTCATCACGAGCGAGGAGACTAACGCCGATAAGATTTCGCGCTACATCGACGAGTGCAAGCGCCTAGATATCGCTATCCTGCCGCCATCGGTCAACAAATCGGCAAAAGAATTCTCAGTCGTTAGCGAAGGAGGCAAGGACGCCATCATCTACGGCCTAGGCGCGATAAAAGGCGTCGGAGGCGCGGCAATAGAAAATATCTTAGAGGAGCAGGCCAAAGGCGAGTTTAAGGATATCGACGACTTCGTTTCGCGCGTGGATAACTTTAAGGTAAATAAAAAAGTCTTTGAAAGCCTGATAAAATCGGGCTCGTTTGATAGCTTTGGCCTCACGCGCAAGATGATGCTAAACAACCTAGATAACATCGTGGAGGCGTGCAAAAATGCCGCTACTATCAAGAAAAACGCGGCCGAGAGCCTATTTGGCGACGACGAGAGTATGGCGACGGTTAAAACTAGTCTCGTGCGCGACGACTCCGAGCTAGAGCTAAAAACCAAGCTCAAATTTGAGCTAGAAAGCGTGGGTATCTATCTCTCTGGCCACCCGCTAGATGAGTACCGCGAGCAAATTTCAAAGATAAAATATACGCTAAGCGATAAATTTGACGAGCTACCAGAAAACGGTGAGATGCTGCTCGTGGGCAAGATCGAGGATCTAACGACAAGGATCAGCAAGAAAAATGGCAAAAAAATGGGAACGATCGAGATGCTGGATTTTCACGGTACGGTCGAGATCGCGGTCTTTGACAGAAGCCTTGGCACGGTCGAGTCGATGAGCGCGGACGAGCGCGATCTGCCGCATGCGTTTAAGGTTCGCTACTCCAAAGACGGGCAGTTCATGCGTATAAATTTGGATAAAATTTTGACTCTTGATGAAGCTATGAGTATGGACTTTTCGCATCCGCTTGAAAAATACAAAGAGCAAATCGAGCAGATAAAACACACGCCTAGCAAGGACTTTGGCAAGATAGATAAGACCAGTGAGATCCTAGTCGTCGGCAAGATCGCCGAGATCGCTAAAATTCCTAGTAAAAAAACCGGCAAAGAGTTTATGATGCTAAGCATCATGGACCTTTTTGGTACATTTAAGGTCGCGGCGTTTGACTCTGAAAAGGGACTTATTGAGAGCCTAAGCGACGAGCAAAAGGACGCCCCGTTAGCATTTAAGGTGCGCTACAGCCGCGACGATCAAGGCGCTCGCATAAATCTAATCGACGTCGTAAGCCTCGAGGACGCGCGCGATATGAATTTTCAAAGTAGAAGCTTTAGGCAGCGTAAAGAGAGCGGCGGCAGCTATCAAAACGGCTCGGCCGCTAGCGAAAGCAGGGGTAAAAGAGAGCTCGAGGATCTCGTGTTAGAGCTAAATTTGGACGAAACGGGCAAGGAGCTAATCACGCAAATTTACCGCGCCGCCATCGGCGAACACCGAGCTGCAGCCGATAAAAATAACAAACGACTGATCATCCGCATCAAAGACGCGCAGGAAGGCCGCGCGCTGGTTTATACGACGGAGTTTATCGTGGGGGATGGGTTTGGGGAAAGAGCGTTAGGCTTAAGGCAAGCCGTTTAA
- a CDS encoding ABC transporter permease: MKEIFKKSILVLVIFAIWQIVCELEIFTPYILPSPVTTFKTMLAMIQSGELVTHTVISFKRIFAGYALSFALALVLGGIAALLPKIGVYYEWILEFFRNIPPLSLIAILVLWFGINETPKIIIIILASFFPMFLSISKGLTSCDVKLIEVGKIFGFSKFEIFYKIIFKSALKDIFVGMRIGFGYAMRAIIGAEMIAASSGLGYLILDAEELSRADRIFVGIFTIGICGVLIDRIFLLLIAKFSLLRGEK, from the coding sequence GTGAAGGAAATTTTTAAAAAGAGCATTTTAGTTCTCGTGATCTTTGCCATCTGGCAGATCGTTTGCGAGCTAGAAATTTTCACGCCGTATATCTTGCCAAGCCCGGTGACGACATTTAAGACGATGCTAGCCATGATACAAAGCGGCGAGCTCGTCACGCACACGGTCATCAGCTTCAAGCGTATATTTGCAGGCTACGCACTCTCCTTTGCCCTAGCACTTGTGCTTGGCGGTATTGCAGCGCTTTTGCCAAAGATTGGCGTTTATTACGAGTGGATACTAGAGTTTTTTAGAAACATCCCGCCGCTTAGCCTGATCGCCATTTTAGTGCTTTGGTTTGGCATAAACGAGACGCCAAAGATCATTATTATCATCCTAGCCTCGTTTTTTCCGATGTTTCTTAGTATCTCAAAAGGGCTAACGAGCTGCGACGTGAAGCTTATCGAGGTTGGTAAAATTTTTGGCTTTAGCAAATTTGAGATTTTTTACAAGATCATTTTTAAAAGCGCGCTAAAAGATATCTTTGTCGGCATGCGAATAGGCTTTGGCTACGCTATGCGCGCGATCATCGGAGCGGAGATGATAGCGGCTTCAAGCGGACTGGGATATCTCATACTTGACGCAGAGGAGCTTTCACGTGCAGATAGGATATTTGTCGGCATTTTTACGATCGGCATTTGCGGCGTGCTCATAGATAGGATATTTTTACTTTTGATAGCGAAATTTAGCCTTTTGCGAGGTGAAAAATGA
- a CDS encoding ABC transporter ATP-binding protein has product MIEISNLSKHFFIHGKRIDVLKELNLSVEKDKITVILGRSGCGKTTLLRLIAGLESVSLGEIKFKEPAKIGFVFQEARLMPFLNVYENIVFTLKKQEIEPAKIEALISMIGLSDFKFAAVSQLSGGMSSRVSLARVLAYEANLILMDEPFAALDAFTRASMQAEILKIQADKTILFVTHNIDEALFLADEIILLEKGGIKSNYDLSNLARPRDLLSGELIAIKRKILSEI; this is encoded by the coding sequence ATGATAGAAATTTCAAATTTATCCAAGCATTTTTTCATCCACGGCAAGCGAATTGACGTCTTAAAAGAGCTAAATTTGAGTGTAGAAAAAGATAAGATCACCGTCATACTCGGCAGGAGCGGCTGCGGCAAAACTACGCTTTTACGCCTCATTGCCGGTCTTGAAAGCGTAAGCCTTGGCGAGATAAAATTTAAAGAGCCTGCAAAGATCGGCTTTGTCTTTCAAGAAGCCCGCCTCATGCCATTTTTAAACGTCTATGAAAATATCGTTTTTACGCTTAAAAAGCAGGAGATCGAGCCAGCAAAGATAGAGGCTCTCATATCGATGATAGGGCTTAGCGACTTTAAATTTGCCGCCGTTTCGCAGCTCTCTGGTGGCATGAGCTCGCGCGTTTCGCTTGCAAGGGTGCTTGCATATGAGGCAAATTTGATCCTCATGGACGAGCCATTTGCCGCGCTTGATGCCTTTACGAGAGCTAGCATGCAGGCTGAAATTTTAAAAATACAAGCCGACAAAACTATCCTTTTCGTCACGCACAACATCGACGAGGCGCTATTTTTGGCTGATGAGATCATCTTGCTTGAAAAGGGCGGGATAAAGTCAAACTACGATCTATCAAATTTAGCAAGACCACGAGATCTGCTAAGTGGCGAGCTAATAGCGATAAAGCGCAAAATTTTGAGTGAAATTTAG